A stretch of the Polaribacter pacificus genome encodes the following:
- a CDS encoding SAM-dependent methyltransferase, which produces MNTQKDWFTSWFDTPYYHILYKHRDDSDAELFMENITKELQLKNTSEILDIPCGKGRHAVYLNTLGYKVVGADLSSNSINFAKQFENEVLKFEVWDMRTPFNQKFDAIFNLFTSFGYFEDDQEDISILKNFKKGLKENGILVMDFLNVSYVKEHLIEKEIKTVEGIDFHITRKIENGFIIKEIHFFADDENHSYIEKVKYLDKDKFVNYFENAGFNINQVFGSYQLEDFDPSSSKRLIFVLS; this is translated from the coding sequence TTGAACACACAAAAAGATTGGTTTACATCTTGGTTTGACACGCCTTATTACCACATTCTATATAAACATAGAGATGATAGTGATGCTGAGCTCTTTATGGAGAATATCACAAAAGAACTACAGTTAAAAAACACTTCAGAAATTTTAGACATCCCTTGTGGAAAAGGAAGGCATGCTGTCTATCTGAACACCTTAGGTTATAAGGTTGTTGGGGCTGATTTATCATCAAATAGTATCAATTTTGCAAAACAATTTGAAAATGAGGTTTTAAAATTTGAGGTTTGGGACATGCGTACCCCATTTAACCAAAAGTTTGATGCAATTTTTAACCTGTTTACAAGCTTTGGTTATTTTGAAGATGATCAAGAAGATATTTCTATTTTAAAGAACTTTAAAAAAGGACTTAAAGAAAATGGAATTCTTGTGATGGATTTTTTAAATGTAAGCTATGTTAAAGAACATTTAATTGAGAAAGAAATTAAAACTGTTGAAGGCATTGATTTTCATATTACAAGAAAGATAGAAAATGGTTTTATCATTAAAGAAATTCATTTTTTTGCAGACGATGAAAACCACAGTTATATTGAAAAAGTAAAATACTTGGACAAAGATAAATTTGTAAATTATTTTGAAAATGCAGGTTTTAATATAAACCAAGTCTTTGGTTCTTATCAATTAGAAGATTTTGATCCCAGCAGTTCTAAACGCTTAATTTTCGTATTATCATGA
- a CDS encoding THUMP domain-containing class I SAM-dependent RNA methyltransferase: protein MNKDFKMVATTMFGLEEVLATELKNLGAQDVEIGVRNVSFKGDKGFMYKANIALRTAIRILKPIKTFKAFDEEDLYKGLQKINWEEYLDVDGTFSIGAVVNSKNFTTNSHYITLKSKDAVADYFRHKYSKRPNVDLKYPDLKIHVHIQKELCTVSLDSSGDSLHKRGYRSATNIAPINEVLAAGLVLLSGYTGDENFIDPMCGSGTILIEATMIANNIPANINRKHFGFENWKDYDEDLYFLIQDVLLKKIRSSHFKIMGFDKAPSAVRKAQDNIVNANLDEFIGVHHVNFFNSKKEVFGKTTILFNPPYGERLNIDTAEFYKKIGDTLKHGYPDSTVWFITSDMEALKHVGLRTSKRIPLKNGDLDCRLVRYDMYAGTRKIRNDERELPEDSPEES from the coding sequence ATGAATAAAGATTTTAAAATGGTGGCTACCACCATGTTTGGGTTAGAGGAAGTACTGGCTACAGAGCTTAAAAATTTAGGAGCTCAAGATGTAGAAATAGGCGTGCGTAATGTTTCTTTTAAAGGAGATAAAGGGTTTATGTATAAAGCAAATATAGCTTTAAGAACAGCCATACGTATCCTTAAACCCATTAAAACGTTTAAGGCTTTTGATGAAGAAGATTTGTATAAAGGACTTCAAAAAATTAACTGGGAAGAGTATTTGGATGTTGATGGTACTTTCTCAATTGGAGCAGTTGTCAATTCTAAAAATTTTACGACAAACTCACATTATATTACCCTAAAATCAAAAGATGCAGTTGCTGATTACTTTAGACACAAATACAGTAAAAGACCCAATGTAGACCTTAAATATCCCGATTTAAAAATACATGTACATATTCAAAAAGAATTGTGTACTGTATCTTTAGATTCATCTGGAGATTCTTTACATAAAAGAGGGTATAGAAGCGCAACTAATATAGCGCCAATCAATGAAGTATTAGCTGCAGGTTTGGTTTTACTTTCAGGATATACTGGAGATGAGAATTTTATAGACCCGATGTGTGGTTCTGGTACAATTTTAATTGAAGCAACCATGATTGCCAATAATATTCCTGCCAACATCAACAGAAAGCATTTTGGTTTTGAAAATTGGAAAGATTATGATGAAGATTTGTATTTTCTAATTCAAGATGTCTTGCTTAAAAAGATTAGAAGCTCTCATTTTAAAATAATGGGCTTTGACAAAGCACCATCTGCTGTTAGAAAAGCACAAGACAATATTGTCAATGCCAATTTGGATGAATTTATAGGGGTACATCATGTGAACTTCTTTAATTCAAAAAAAGAAGTGTTTGGTAAAACCACTATTTTATTTAATCCACCCTATGGAGAGCGTTTAAATATTGATACTGCAGAATTTTACAAAAAAATAGGAGACACCCTAAAACATGGATACCCAGATTCTACAGTTTGGTTTATTACTTCTGATATGGAAGCACTTAAGCATGTAGGGTTAAGAACCTCAAAAAGAATTCCATTAAAAAATGGAGATTTGGATTGTCGTTTGGTGCGATACGATATGTATGCTGGGACTCGAAAAATTAGAAATGATGAACGTGAGTTGCCAGAGGATAGCCCAGAAGAATCATAG
- a CDS encoding VPS10 domain-containing protein, translated as MKRKLLYIMSLLCTLTIYAQQWQRTGGPIGGLGYNLKIDPTNNQIIYITDALSGIHKSTDGGATWIPKNNGITSRSGDSNDAIPVFTVAIDQNNPTTIWAGTEYDSGIYKSTDSGENWTKKNNGIIETNIVFREISVVNGDSNTLFASGEVPTGNQGNEFEKVNGVIYKSTDGGENWSRIWSGNSLARWLCIGGNPINLVSSTGIFDREATNTVGMGIMKSTDGGATWNQSNNGITGSLFIGGMSDSSTPGLLYIATGNNAEVNLDTPIKGGVFKSTNGGTTWTQVISSSDVILPGYTEDVFNAVKIAPSNNNIVYAASAYAFYRSDDAGATWTGHRGGSLSSPSPWGPSGIRAGVPIEITIDKTNPDIVYAANYGGGIFKSTDGAKTWQVLGTGYSGATIHKIAPDPQNTSAFLTIGRSGPFKSTNNGTTYDGLYYEEAGHAEWYGAAVHPTNSNTLFISDEHEGLILKSTTGGTSWTTKFNQPNATASVFNQRHGAKELIISKSNPNVIYAGFAYQFFYSDPDNTTFPNSFGVYKSTDAGETWTQSGTTGISATNLNITALAVNTTDENSVYIGLRGDGLFHSTDGGANWTNIGQGMPDQTIHGIALADNNSIIYAATKSKGVYKSTDNGNNWTQVLSEVNTSTDFPTKLLMSIAVNPTNKKNIVVGDIHTGVYMTTDAGANWTNINQGLANRAITSLAFSSDGKTLFTGTKGSGVYSYNTTTLAVDNYSNLSILKNAYPNPSSGKITLDLQPNTFQSLEVEIFSITGKRILKKSYKVKNNKVEINLQHLSKGMYIVSYPLLNGLKKSSQILIE; from the coding sequence ATGAAAAGAAAATTACTTTACATCATGTCATTGCTATGCACATTAACTATATACGCTCAACAATGGCAACGGACTGGAGGACCTATAGGAGGTTTGGGATACAATTTAAAAATTGACCCCACCAATAACCAAATAATTTACATCACAGATGCCCTATCTGGTATCCACAAAAGTACTGATGGAGGAGCTACATGGATTCCAAAAAATAATGGAATTACCTCAAGAAGTGGAGACTCAAACGATGCTATTCCTGTTTTTACAGTAGCCATTGATCAAAATAATCCAACAACCATTTGGGCAGGGACAGAATATGATAGCGGAATCTATAAATCAACCGACAGTGGTGAAAATTGGACAAAGAAAAATAATGGGATTATAGAAACAAACATAGTATTTAGAGAAATTAGTGTCGTTAATGGCGATTCTAATACCCTTTTTGCCAGTGGAGAAGTTCCTACAGGTAATCAGGGTAATGAATTTGAAAAAGTTAATGGCGTAATCTATAAATCTACAGATGGTGGAGAAAATTGGAGTAGAATTTGGAGTGGAAATAGCTTAGCTAGATGGTTGTGTATTGGTGGCAATCCAATAAACCTGGTATCATCTACGGGAATTTTTGACCGAGAAGCAACAAATACAGTTGGAATGGGAATCATGAAATCTACAGACGGAGGAGCTACTTGGAATCAGTCAAATAATGGAATAACAGGAAGTCTTTTTATTGGGGGGATGTCAGATTCATCGACGCCGGGTTTATTATATATTGCTACAGGAAACAATGCAGAAGTAAATTTAGATACTCCAATTAAAGGTGGTGTTTTTAAATCAACAAATGGAGGGACTACATGGACACAAGTTATCTCTTCTTCAGATGTTATTTTGCCTGGTTATACAGAAGATGTTTTTAATGCTGTAAAAATTGCGCCTTCAAACAATAATATTGTCTACGCAGCAAGTGCGTATGCCTTTTACAGAAGTGATGATGCTGGAGCAACTTGGACGGGTCATCGCGGAGGATCACTAAGTTCTCCTTCACCTTGGGGACCAAGCGGAATTAGAGCTGGAGTTCCTATTGAAATTACCATAGACAAAACAAACCCTGATATTGTCTATGCTGCAAATTATGGTGGTGGCATATTTAAATCTACTGACGGAGCAAAAACTTGGCAAGTTTTAGGTACAGGTTATTCTGGAGCAACAATCCACAAAATAGCCCCTGATCCTCAAAACACTTCAGCTTTTTTAACTATTGGAAGAAGCGGTCCATTTAAGTCAACGAATAATGGAACTACTTATGACGGGTTATATTATGAAGAGGCCGGTCATGCTGAATGGTATGGAGCGGCTGTACATCCAACAAATAGCAATACCCTTTTTATTTCTGATGAGCATGAAGGTTTAATTTTAAAAAGTACCACAGGAGGAACAAGTTGGACAACAAAATTTAATCAACCAAACGCAACTGCAAGTGTTTTTAATCAAAGACATGGTGCCAAAGAGCTTATAATCTCTAAAAGCAATCCTAATGTAATCTATGCTGGTTTTGCATATCAGTTTTTTTATAGCGATCCTGATAACACAACTTTTCCAAATAGTTTTGGAGTTTACAAATCTACCGATGCTGGAGAAACTTGGACACAAAGTGGAACAACAGGAATTTCTGCAACAAACTTAAATATTACAGCTTTGGCTGTGAATACCACTGATGAAAACTCAGTTTATATTGGTTTACGGGGTGATGGCTTGTTTCATTCTACTGATGGTGGAGCAAATTGGACAAATATTGGTCAAGGAATGCCTGATCAAACAATTCATGGAATCGCTTTAGCTGATAATAATTCAATTATTTATGCTGCAACTAAAAGTAAAGGAGTGTACAAATCGACAGATAATGGAAATAATTGGACACAAGTTTTATCTGAAGTAAATACTTCTACTGATTTCCCGACCAAGTTATTAATGAGCATCGCTGTAAACCCAACCAATAAAAAGAATATTGTAGTTGGTGATATCCATACAGGAGTTTATATGACAACTGATGCTGGAGCAAATTGGACAAATATTAATCAAGGATTAGCAAATAGGGCAATTACTTCTTTGGCTTTTTCATCTGATGGAAAAACCTTGTTTACAGGAACTAAAGGGTCTGGTGTATATTCTTATAACACTACTACTCTAGCCGTTGATAACTATTCCAATCTTTCAATACTAAAAAATGCATATCCCAATCCTAGTTCAGGGAAAATTACTTTAGATTTGCAACCAAATACTTTTCAAAGCTTAGAAGTAGAAATTTTTTCGATTACAGGAAAACGCATACTAAAGAAAAGCTACAAAGTAAAAAACAACAAAGTAGAGATCAATTTACAACATCTTAGCAAAGGAATGTATATTGTAAGTTATCCTTTGTTAAATGGACTAAAGAAATCATCACAAATTTTAATTGAATAA
- a CDS encoding ZIP family metal transporter — protein MTYTLLIASVIIGALIVLFFKPNTKFTRLLLSFSGAYLLSVTILHLLPEVYEHTDVDSKKVGIFILIGILLQSILESFSKGAEHGHIHIHSEENKFPYLLFISLCIHAFSEGIPIHHEGDDLLWAIIVHKIPIAIVLTTFLIHAKYSKTKILVFLAGFALMSPLGVFIADKVVFFTDYSTEVTALIIGVFLHISTIILFESSENHKFNIQKFTAILLGILLTIATLLH, from the coding sequence ATGACCTATACTTTATTAATTGCTTCTGTAATTATTGGAGCACTTATAGTTTTATTTTTTAAACCCAATACAAAATTCACTCGTTTATTGTTGTCATTTAGTGGTGCTTACCTACTATCAGTCACTATTTTACATTTGTTACCAGAGGTGTATGAACATACCGATGTGGATTCAAAAAAAGTAGGAATTTTTATATTAATCGGAATACTACTTCAGTCTATTTTAGAGTCTTTTTCTAAGGGTGCAGAACACGGACATATCCATATTCACTCTGAAGAAAATAAATTCCCATATTTACTTTTTATCAGTCTATGTATTCATGCTTTTTCTGAAGGGATACCAATTCATCACGAAGGAGATGATTTATTATGGGCAATTATTGTGCATAAAATTCCAATTGCCATAGTACTTACAACATTTTTGATTCATGCAAAATATTCAAAAACCAAAATATTAGTGTTTTTAGCAGGGTTTGCCTTGATGAGTCCTTTAGGAGTTTTTATTGCAGATAAAGTAGTTTTCTTTACTGATTATAGCACAGAAGTTACAGCCCTAATTATTGGGGTATTTTTACATATTTCTACAATAATACTCTTTGAAAGCTCTGAAAATCACAAGTTTAATATTCAGAAATTTACCGCTATTTTATTGGGTATTTTACTAACAATTGCAACTCTTTTGCACTAA
- a CDS encoding RecQ family ATP-dependent DNA helicase: MSEELDLHGPLKKFFGFNQFKGLQEKVIQSVLQKEDVFVIMPTGGGKSLCYQLPALMSEGTAIVISPLIALMKNQVDAIRGISENHGIAHVLNSSLNKTEVNQVKKDIEDGITKLVYVAPESLVKEEYVEFLRSQKISFVAIDEAHCISEWGHDFRPEYRNLRTIIKEIDNVPVIGLTATATEKVQEDILKTLGITNAKTYKASFNRPNLFYEVRPKTKNVDKDIIRFVRQYVGKSGIIYCLSRKKVEEIAQVLQVNGIKAVPYHAGLDAKTRVKHQDMFLMEDCDVVVATIAFGMGIDKPDVRFVIHHDIPKSLESYYQETGRAGRDGGEGYCLAFYAYKDIEKLEKFMASKPVAEQEIGHALLQEVVGYAETSMNRRKYLLHYFGEEFDEVKGLGAEMDDNTKNPKKKLEAQEQVVKLLTVVKKTNEKYKSKDIVSTIIGKENAMLSSHRTPSKPFFGIGSDQKDSYWMALIRQVLVAGYLRKEIEQYGVLKMTPEGLNYLENPTSFLMTENHVFNTEDDSSIITNTKSNVLVSTDEKLVILLKDLRKKTATKHGVPPFVVFQDPSLDDMALKYPVTLEDLTAVHGVGEGKARKYGREFIQLIADYVKENDILRPDDLVVKSTGMNSGLKLYIIQNTDRKLPLIDIAQSKGLQMEELIKEMEAIIFSGTKLNIDYSIDDLLDEDQQGEIFDYFMEAKTDKIQEALDEFDGDYDEEELRLMRIKFINEVAN, from the coding sequence ATGAGTGAAGAATTAGATTTACACGGACCCTTAAAAAAATTCTTTGGTTTTAACCAATTTAAAGGTTTGCAAGAAAAAGTTATTCAAAGCGTTTTGCAAAAAGAAGATGTTTTTGTTATCATGCCAACGGGTGGAGGGAAGTCTTTGTGCTACCAACTGCCTGCTTTAATGAGTGAAGGCACTGCTATTGTAATATCACCTTTAATAGCCTTGATGAAAAACCAAGTAGATGCTATTCGTGGTATTTCAGAAAATCACGGGATTGCCCATGTTTTAAATTCATCTTTAAATAAAACTGAAGTAAATCAAGTAAAAAAAGATATTGAAGACGGTATCACCAAATTGGTATACGTGGCTCCAGAATCATTAGTAAAAGAAGAGTATGTAGAGTTTTTGCGCAGTCAAAAGATTTCTTTTGTAGCCATTGATGAGGCACATTGTATCTCTGAGTGGGGGCATGATTTTAGACCAGAATATAGAAACCTTAGAACGATCATCAAAGAGATTGATAATGTTCCGGTGATTGGCCTTACAGCAACAGCAACAGAGAAAGTACAAGAAGATATTTTAAAAACACTTGGAATAACCAATGCTAAAACCTATAAAGCCTCGTTTAATCGTCCAAATTTATTTTATGAGGTTCGACCAAAAACAAAGAATGTAGATAAAGATATCATACGTTTTGTCCGTCAATATGTTGGTAAATCTGGGATTATATACTGTTTAAGTAGAAAGAAGGTAGAAGAGATTGCTCAAGTTTTGCAAGTAAATGGAATTAAGGCTGTGCCTTACCATGCAGGTTTGGACGCAAAAACCAGGGTAAAACATCAAGATATGTTTTTGATGGAAGACTGTGATGTCGTTGTTGCGACCATAGCATTTGGTATGGGAATCGACAAACCAGATGTGCGTTTTGTGATTCATCATGATATTCCTAAAAGTTTAGAAAGCTATTATCAAGAAACGGGTAGAGCAGGTAGAGATGGAGGAGAAGGGTATTGTTTGGCTTTTTATGCCTATAAAGACATTGAGAAATTAGAAAAATTTATGGCAAGCAAGCCCGTTGCAGAACAAGAAATCGGGCACGCTTTGTTACAAGAGGTAGTTGGTTACGCAGAAACTTCTATGAATAGAAGAAAGTATTTGCTACACTATTTTGGTGAAGAGTTTGATGAGGTTAAAGGTTTGGGCGCAGAAATGGATGACAATACTAAAAACCCAAAGAAAAAGCTTGAAGCACAAGAGCAGGTAGTTAAACTTTTGACGGTTGTCAAAAAAACAAATGAAAAATACAAATCCAAAGATATTGTATCAACCATTATAGGGAAAGAAAATGCCATGTTATCCTCGCATAGAACTCCGAGCAAACCCTTTTTTGGGATCGGAAGTGATCAAAAGGACAGTTATTGGATGGCTTTAATTAGGCAGGTTTTAGTTGCTGGGTATTTGAGAAAAGAAATTGAACAGTATGGTGTTTTAAAAATGACTCCAGAAGGGTTGAATTATTTAGAGAATCCTACTTCTTTTTTAATGACTGAAAATCACGTATTTAATACAGAAGACGATAGCTCTATAATTACAAATACAAAAAGCAATGTTCTTGTAAGCACCGATGAAAAGCTAGTCATACTTCTTAAAGATTTGCGTAAAAAAACAGCAACGAAGCACGGAGTACCTCCTTTTGTTGTTTTCCAGGATCCTTCTTTAGATGATATGGCACTAAAGTATCCGGTTACTCTAGAAGATCTTACAGCTGTGCATGGAGTAGGAGAAGGAAAGGCTAGAAAATACGGTAGAGAGTTTATTCAGTTGATAGCTGATTACGTAAAAGAAAATGACATTTTAAGACCTGATGATCTGGTTGTTAAAAGTACTGGGATGAATTCTGGACTTAAATTGTACATCATTCAAAATACAGACAGAAAGCTCCCTTTAATAGATATTGCTCAATCAAAAGGATTGCAAATGGAGGAGCTAATCAAAGAGATGGAAGCCATTATCTTTTCTGGTACCAAGCTCAATATTGATTATTCAATTGATGACCTCTTAGATGAAGATCAACAGGGTGAGATTTTTGATTACTTTATGGAGGCTAAAACAGATAAAATTCAAGAAGCATTGGATGAGTTTGACGGTGATTATGACGAAGAAGAGCTTCGTTTAATGCGAATAAAATTCATTAATGAAGTTGCTAATTAA
- a CDS encoding KpsF/GutQ family sugar-phosphate isomerase, producing the protein MKDSNSIIANAKETILLESNAIANLSNLIDQNFENSVKFILNSKGRVIITGIGKSAIIATKIVATFNSTGTPAIFMHAADAIHGDLGTIQENDVVICISKSGNTPEIKVLVPFIQNYGNKIIAITGNPDSFLGTNADFCLNTYVEKEACPNNLAPTTSTTAQLVMGDALAVCLLHLKGFTSKDFAKYHPGGALGKRLYLRVSDLIKTNEKPLVQKNSSITDVIVEITEKRLGVTAVVENETIVGIITDGDIRRMLTKNESFTSLKAQDIMSENPKTISINAMAIDALETLENFDITQILVTDDNQNYMGVVHLHDLIKEGIF; encoded by the coding sequence TTGAAAGATTCTAACTCTATTATAGCAAACGCAAAAGAAACCATACTTTTAGAAAGTAATGCAATAGCTAATTTATCAAATTTAATTGATCAAAATTTCGAAAATTCAGTTAAATTTATATTAAATTCTAAAGGACGCGTAATCATTACCGGAATCGGCAAGAGCGCAATCATCGCTACTAAGATTGTCGCTACTTTTAATTCTACTGGAACTCCAGCAATTTTTATGCATGCTGCAGATGCTATTCATGGTGATCTAGGTACCATACAAGAAAACGATGTGGTGATTTGTATCTCTAAAAGCGGAAATACTCCTGAGATTAAAGTGTTAGTCCCTTTTATTCAAAACTACGGAAACAAAATTATCGCCATTACTGGAAATCCAGATTCTTTTTTAGGCACCAATGCTGATTTTTGTTTAAACACCTATGTAGAAAAAGAAGCCTGCCCTAATAATCTAGCTCCAACAACAAGTACTACTGCTCAATTGGTTATGGGAGATGCCTTAGCTGTTTGTTTGTTGCACCTAAAAGGATTTACAAGTAAAGATTTTGCCAAATACCACCCAGGAGGTGCTTTGGGTAAACGATTATACCTAAGAGTTTCTGATTTGATTAAAACAAACGAAAAACCCTTAGTACAAAAAAACAGTTCTATAACTGATGTTATTGTAGAAATTACAGAAAAAAGACTTGGAGTTACCGCTGTTGTAGAAAATGAAACCATCGTTGGAATTATTACCGATGGTGATATTAGACGTATGCTTACTAAAAACGAAAGTTTTACTAGTTTAAAAGCTCAGGACATTATGTCTGAAAACCCTAAAACGATTTCAATAAATGCAATGGCTATCGATGCTCTAGAAACCTTAGAGAATTTTGACATTACACAAATCTTAGTAACTGATGACAACCAAAATTATATGGGAGTAGTACATTTACACGATTTGATAAAAGAAGGTATATTTTAA